CCACAAAGGCACCATTGCACATGTGGTCGGTATTGGCAGCCTCCAAGGTTGCGCTCTCGACGGTGGTTGAGGCCTTGCAGAAGGAGGTTGCTCCCCTTGTGGTACAGCTGGGTCACTTTCGCACTCCGTTTCTCTCGGCCGGGCACCGCACCAAAGTTGCCGGCCACATCAACGATTACGACCCTGTGTTGGATCCAATCCGCACCGTTTTCGATGCTTTGATGGCTCACAGCAGGGAGATCCGATCAAGAGTGCCCGCGTGGTTGTTGATGCTGTGGCCCGCGATGACAGCAGCCTCCCCTGGCTTTTACCTGTGGGGCCGGACGTCACAGCAGCAGAGTTGCAAGCCCATAGTCTCGCGCCAGCCAAATGCAGGCGGTGCAGGCTTAGACCGACTCAACCGATGTGGATGATGAGGTGTGATTAGAGCTACGCAAAGCCAATAACGCCCCTAGCCCAGCCTAACCTAATCCATAAATGGGCTAGGCTTTGGGCCCTACCTCTAGGCCTACCGGTGGGCTTTGGGCCCGGGGCAAATGCCCAT
Above is a genomic segment from Penicillium digitatum chromosome 3, complete sequence containing:
- a CDS encoding Short chain type dehydrogenase, putative; this encodes MWSVLAASKVALSTVVEALQKEVAPLVVQLGHFRTPFLSAGHRTKVAGHINDYDPVLDPIRTVFDALMAHSREIRSRVPAWLLMLWPAMTAASPGFYLWGRTSQQQSCKPIVSRQPNAGGAGLDRLNRCG